In one Paraburkholderia megapolitana genomic region, the following are encoded:
- a CDS encoding LysR family transcriptional regulator — protein MEFNDLAAFVSVARAGGFRDAARTGGVSASSLSIAVRRLESKLGLRLLNRTTRSVVPTEAGLRLIERLTPLFSEMEAALDVLNTFRDKPSGTLKLNMPSSAARIVLPSVIAAFLKTYPDIRVEVVVEDGFVDVLSIGCDAGIRYDERLEQDMIAVPIGPRVQRFATAAAPSYLDANGRPDHPGELLAHACLRGQFAGGAKPTWDFEQNGEVVRLDPTGPLLVRPGAAVDLAISAAVAGVGVIHLFEDMLRPHLDSGALEPILEPWWQRFSGPFLYYPGRRHLPAPLRAFVDFLKARAEVAGVER, from the coding sequence ATGGAGTTCAACGATCTTGCCGCGTTCGTTTCGGTTGCTCGCGCGGGTGGCTTTCGCGATGCCGCCCGAACTGGCGGTGTCTCCGCGTCGAGCCTCAGTATTGCGGTGCGTCGCCTCGAATCGAAGCTCGGTTTGCGGTTGCTCAACCGGACCACACGAAGTGTGGTTCCGACGGAAGCGGGATTGCGTCTCATCGAAAGACTGACTCCGCTATTCAGCGAGATGGAAGCGGCGCTCGATGTCCTGAACACGTTCCGGGACAAACCGAGTGGGACGCTCAAACTCAACATGCCGTCGAGCGCCGCGCGCATCGTGTTGCCATCCGTCATTGCCGCGTTTCTGAAAACCTATCCCGACATTCGTGTGGAGGTCGTGGTTGAGGATGGATTCGTCGATGTGCTGTCGATTGGTTGCGATGCGGGCATTCGTTACGACGAACGACTCGAGCAGGACATGATCGCGGTTCCGATCGGGCCGCGCGTGCAGCGCTTTGCTACAGCGGCGGCGCCGTCCTATCTAGATGCGAATGGAAGACCAGATCATCCGGGCGAACTGCTTGCGCATGCATGTTTGCGCGGCCAGTTTGCGGGCGGCGCGAAGCCAACTTGGGATTTCGAACAGAACGGCGAAGTGGTACGGCTGGATCCTACGGGTCCGCTGCTCGTCAGACCGGGTGCAGCAGTCGATCTTGCGATCAGTGCGGCTGTTGCCGGCGTCGGTGTGATCCACCTGTTTGAGGACATGTTGCGTCCGCATCTGGATAGCGGCGCGCTTGAGCCGATTCTGGAGCCTTGGTGGCAGCGTTTTTCGGGGCCGTTCCTCTACTATCCCGGACGTCGCCATCTGCCTGCGCCGTTGCGTGCCTTTGTCGATTTTTTGAAGGCTCGCGCTGAGGTGGCGGGCGTGGAGCGTTAA
- a CDS encoding LysR family transcriptional regulator: MDREIFKLFVEVAELGSISRVAALRQTVQSNISRQIAEFERECGGRLFERTGRGVKLTGFGERIIPRIRAWIADTDQLFNEIQTSSGAPFGEVRIGILPSTAHPLITTLCERINSSYPDIRLNVRESQLGEVETWLDSGRVDLAILFHAERAMTTERLATLATIETYLVGAPDSPVLQREAVEFRRLADLPLILPGRPNRLRNLLDDEARLAGIELRTVLEADSLAVQREVAASGRGYAVLGPWAIAPDVRAGRLRAARIIKPNITRFVTLASSRQGTMTPALRIVIATLKSVASELSESGGYDGLAAQGIDRHERVAPARDATTKQKRSDRSIPTSRKK, encoded by the coding sequence ATGGACCGGGAAATTTTCAAATTGTTTGTCGAAGTGGCAGAGCTGGGAAGCATCAGTCGCGTTGCTGCACTTCGGCAAACCGTCCAGTCGAATATCAGCAGGCAGATTGCGGAGTTCGAGCGTGAATGCGGAGGGCGACTGTTTGAACGTACCGGGCGCGGCGTGAAGCTGACCGGGTTCGGCGAACGGATTATTCCGCGAATACGCGCGTGGATTGCAGACACCGACCAGCTTTTCAACGAAATACAGACTTCGTCGGGCGCGCCGTTCGGAGAAGTGCGCATCGGAATTTTGCCGTCGACGGCACATCCACTGATAACCACCTTATGTGAGCGCATCAACTCGTCCTATCCAGACATTCGTCTGAACGTGCGTGAGAGTCAGTTGGGCGAGGTAGAAACGTGGCTGGACAGTGGGCGTGTCGACCTCGCCATTCTCTTTCACGCAGAACGTGCCATGACGACCGAGCGGCTTGCGACGCTCGCTACCATCGAAACCTATCTCGTGGGCGCGCCGGATTCGCCCGTGTTGCAACGTGAAGCCGTCGAATTTCGGCGGCTCGCCGATTTGCCTTTGATACTGCCGGGACGTCCAAATCGCCTGCGAAATTTACTGGACGACGAGGCACGTCTGGCTGGTATCGAACTGCGGACCGTGCTGGAAGCAGACTCGCTCGCCGTTCAGCGGGAGGTGGCAGCAAGCGGCCGCGGATACGCCGTACTCGGGCCGTGGGCCATTGCTCCGGACGTTCGCGCCGGGCGTTTGCGCGCGGCAAGAATCATCAAGCCGAACATCACGCGCTTTGTGACGCTTGCCAGTTCGCGCCAGGGAACGATGACGCCTGCGCTTCGGATTGTGATAGCGACATTGAAGAGTGTCGCCTCCGAGTTGTCGGAGTCAGGCGGGTACGATGGTCTCGCAGCTCAAGGCATTGACCGGCATGAGCGTGTCGCTCCGGCGCGAGATGCGACCACAAAGCAGAAACGTTCAGATCGCTCAATTCCGACTAGCCGAAAAAAGTAA
- a CDS encoding aldo/keto reductase family oxidoreductase: MSKFIPNNTFQFAGRSVSRVGYGAMQLAGPGVFGPPKDRVAAVAVLREAIALGVDHIDTSDFYGPHVTNQIIREALHPYRDDLLIVTKIGARRGEDAAWIPAQEPEEIARGVHDNLRNLGLDVLDVVNLRIMGNVHAPAEGSIEKQVTALAELQRKGLVRHIGLSNATSTQVAEAQRIVEIVCVQNQYNLVQRDDDALVDELAAKGIAYVPFFPLGGFSPIQSSALSKIAQTIGATPMQVALAWLLYRAPNILLIPGTSSVGHLRENMQAAQCALTDEVLAELDAIGRDNTAH, from the coding sequence ATGTCGAAGTTCATCCCCAACAACACATTCCAGTTCGCCGGTCGCTCCGTGTCCCGCGTCGGCTACGGTGCCATGCAGCTCGCCGGCCCCGGCGTATTCGGCCCGCCGAAGGACCGCGTCGCAGCCGTCGCCGTGCTGCGCGAAGCGATCGCGCTCGGTGTCGATCACATCGATACAAGCGACTTCTACGGGCCGCACGTCACCAATCAGATCATTCGCGAAGCGCTCCATCCCTACCGGGACGATCTGCTGATCGTCACCAAGATCGGCGCGCGCCGCGGCGAAGACGCCGCGTGGATTCCGGCGCAGGAGCCGGAAGAGATCGCGCGAGGCGTTCACGACAATCTGCGCAATCTCGGCCTCGACGTGCTCGATGTCGTCAATCTGCGGATCATGGGTAACGTCCACGCGCCTGCGGAAGGCTCGATTGAAAAACAGGTCACCGCGCTTGCCGAACTGCAGCGCAAAGGACTCGTTCGTCACATCGGCCTGAGCAACGCAACGTCGACTCAGGTCGCCGAAGCGCAACGCATTGTCGAGATTGTTTGCGTTCAGAACCAGTACAACCTGGTTCAACGCGACGATGACGCGCTGGTCGATGAACTGGCTGCCAAAGGCATCGCTTATGTGCCGTTCTTCCCACTTGGTGGGTTCTCACCGATACAGTCGTCGGCACTGTCGAAGATTGCCCAGACGATCGGTGCGACGCCGATGCAGGTTGCGCTCGCGTGGCTTCTTTATCGTGCACCGAACATTCTGCTGATCCCGGGGACGTCATCGGTTGGGCATCTGCGTGAAAACATGCAGGCAGCGCAGTGCGCGCTGACGGACGAGGTTCTCGCCGAGCTGGATGCGATCGGTCGAGACAACACTGCGCATTGA